AACTATACGGGTACCTTCCCATGCATTGCCTTCCCTTTAGAGGAAGCATCCTCAACCTTCCAACACCAACAGTGGACGTTCAGCGATATGACAGCAAACGTTCGCTACTAGCTGCCGCAAGTCTGTTATCATTTTTCAGGGCCAAATCTCGTCGAATGCAGGCAATCAATTGCATCCCACCCATCCCCTGGGGTAGTCCACTGCACCCTGCGTTTATAAAGTCAGAGAAACACGCGGAGGCTTTAATCGAGTCATTAGCcatcgaataataataataattagagcACTATACATAgggataaagtaaaatattaagtatgcATATGATGATGTTTTCAGATTACTTAACATATGAAAAATGCGCGCTGAAAGACTCTGAATGTTTATTAAAGCAAGCGCGGGCTGTACTTCCTTCTTTCGTGCAAGGTATACCGGAGCTTGGTATCAAAAAGTTGGATAAATTACATATGGATAAAATTACTATCGATATACCAGGTATTTACGCTGAGTTGACGAATTTAGAAATTGGAGGCTTGAGTAAAGCAACCATTGACGACGTCAGGTAATAATttcaatgttttaatttttagccctagagtttaaaaataaagagttACATATACTGGTAACTCATAtatgttactttttattttaaaactcgtgcgcattaagtTGACACAtggctaccaaacacagtacaaatATCGTTCGCATcctcatgatgatgatgataatgatgatgacgttgatgataatcataataaaattaattaatttttacagcATCAACGTGCCATACAAACTTCTGCGTATATCATTCAATACGCCGAACCTACATACTGAGTTTGATTACAAACTTAACGGAACATTATTTGGATTTCCGGTTTTTGGTGAAGGGAAAGGACAACTTAGTTTGAGTAAGTATGAGCGTTATCATGATGATCTTAACTTAAGGTTATAAGTTAACTTGgggataattaagaaaattcttagttatgcggttttcctcacgatgttcttcctaCACCTACGTTCTCCTCTCAAAGGCACAAGGCATATCCTACTATTAGGTTATCACGGCTAAGTTACATTtgtttatacgagtataaatatatattacttgCCTGGAAATATCGATATTATATCTGTGGCACTTTAGCCAAAATAGCTCAACTAGCAttgaattatgtttttgattgGTAATATGTAAGTGTTAAGTATGTTTTTGGATAATATAATTacgtaaaaaaatttaaaagctgTTTTCCAATTTTACCAAATTAACTTCTGTTACTCGTACGTTATAACGACTTTTGATAGATCTAATGGGTACCTAAatgtgatttttattaaaatataggcAAGCTCATGTTTTAAGGATCAGTGACTTCCCTTACAACTTAAACAATATCATAAAAGATCATAGAAGTAAAAATACCTTTGGGACTGAATGCAATAGATAGGTACACCACAAATATTCTCCAGATTCTCCTGAAATTCAAAGCTGAAATTATGACGTCTTCTCAATCATAGCTACTTTCAAAATATCTGTGATCtactttcaaaataactatgaataattaagtatttaaatattttcacagAGAATTTACAAACAGAGTTACTGATTATTTTCGATATTGTTAAAAACGATCAAGGTGATGACATTCTCGAGTTCAAGTCATTTATGTATGGCGCGGATGCGATTGACGgcttgcatgccaaattggaaAATATGTACAACGGGGACAAGGAAAAGAGTAAGTTTTTTTAGCAAATATTAACTAAACGTGGACGTAAACTTGATAATAATTACGATTTTCCTTAGAAGAGTCTCTAGTAAGGGATCGCCATAAATCTAAGTGTCTGGTTTatagtaagttattttttttttttttttttttttattttttttaatagaattaaagccataatattttgtattcaaatATAATGACGAAATTTCGATCATGGTTTCACGGAACCATAccaatgttttttaattaagtacctataccTAGTCATACTACCTTCAtaattgatgataattatgatctGCCTGCAATTTATTTAGACGTTTTTTAACTGATCGAAATTATAGagaaaaatgtcatccggtgcaaACCCTTCATGATTTTTTGTGAACAACGGGCTTTGTGTCCCAGTTGCCAGTCACTAGCTTCGTGGAAGCCCTACATAAAACACTGTTAGATAAACatcaaaagggaatgcccatctccggtttaagcttattaatcaaatttaattttattaattattaagatttataccttcattattaatttgtttgttgataaacaatactcctcgagtatggctttagtatagttcaGCTGTATTGTCTCTTTATTAACTTAAGGAAAATGAGATGGTTCAATGTTTAACTGTATGTTTTACATTTTCTAGGTGATATGTATCATGAAATAGTCAATAAAAACTGGCGAATAATAGCAACAAACTACGGCAGATGCTTCACTTCTAAATTCATGGAGGAACTCGTCGAAGTTTTCAAGACTTGTATCTGTCAGCCTTTAAAGGACATAGCGATTTGGCCGGAGCAAGAATTGCACTAGAGTTAGTAGGAATAGGGAAAGAACATCAGTTCCGTTAGCCCTATTCTCTGTTTCAGGATCACACATtgcaaataacaaacaaaagtaAACTTATGTCGTTGGAATCTTCATGAAATAacctaacattataaattaaacattataattaaaagtagTTCTGCAGAATTCTCGTGTCTACTTTATTTAACTGAAAAGCTGTTGATTTATTTGTCTTAAAaacattgtttgttatttttatttcctttaaCCTACTCAAAAAACCAGGAGGTAAAACAGATTTAAAGTTATTTGTTATGCTAGTCATTGGTTTTTCAAAATAGAATCCTGAGCGTCGCGAGGGATTCAAGCGCACGAAAAGTTTTGCTGCCGTACGTGCGAGGAAAAtagtaagtattaaaaatatctatattttagcaATAGATGGCTACCAATTGCCTACATACTCTTTATAGCAACAGTAACTTACTTACTGACACAGAactggttcagtagatccagggaTTTCCCCTACAATACCCCAAACTTTActgctttataacattagtatagattaaaaaagcTTTCACCTGAAATGTTTTGGTAGATTAGTAAGTTATGCAAGACAGACATACGAGTAATCCTATAAGTGTTCTGTTTTTTATTACTGCTTTACggaattataaacaaaacattaattacaatcataattttcatcatcatcattaacgatttcattttacgactttgttcacatttttaatgttcatacttaTGCTAATTCATAGTTTTCTAGAAgtaattattaaccgacttccaaaaaggaggaggttctacgttcggctgtatgtatgtttttttttttttatgtatgtccagcgataattccgtcatttgtggaccgattttgaaaattcttttttgttttgaagggtttgattccagggtagtcccatttttttcatgtcaggatctgatgatgacatcctggagaaatcgaggggaactcttgaaaatcgtagggacggctattgcgtttgttaatgtttccacaaggtattttaaaccactacaattttatgaaggtctggagttggtctgatgatgaagccgaaaaacagacgatggaactcgtcaacggtttacagcaggtaccttttgtttgggctagatttatttgtattgatgagaactttccacctagatgggttgtgaccgtattgagggtctgatgatgaagacgaaggagagttaatggaactcctcgacggttcacagtagctacctttgttgggactttatgaatttgtattgctgagaactttccacctagatgggttgtgactgaattaagggtctggtattgaagacgaaggacaatgAAGAGAACTTCTCGAAGGTTATTAGTATCCGTTTTggttacactcagtaggtgtgctaacactaaaaattaaaaaataaaaattttaataaaaaaattcaaccgacttccaactcaaaaattaagcctaaactaaaaagcaaaaaataacatcttacctatgtgctatcttctgatcagtttgaaggcggtgccaatccagtgtcatgttttaattaaagccgtttctgaaagaaccacagaaattttgtaatttaaacggcttaaattaaaacatcactggcttggcaccgccttcaaactgatcagaagttagcacataggtaagatgttattttttgctttttagtttaggcttaatttttgagttggaagtcggttgaatttttttattaaatttttttttttactgtggtaatagtctctgcgctaaaccgcggacggacagacggacaaacaGATGGACATGGATAGGTGGATAggtggatggatggatggatggatagattattacaaattataagggttccttgtggactacaggTATAGACCGCTAAAGCTCATATCATGATACATCTGCATATAATTATACAACTTTTGGTAAAACTTTGACTTCCTTTATCTTTGATAAAGGAAGTCctctatattttaaaactgtggcaggtcaaattctgtacactGAATATACCATacctattttgatttttttattggagAGCAATAAACGaagccatttttatttttgtattttttttctgtttatttgtCCGTATTTTGTtgacacatcatcatcatgataatttttgttgtatttttggtatcacgctgaaactactgaatgaattaaaatgaacCTTGGCACAAtctgagaccataatacgaaggaggttatagaatactttttgtcgagaaaattaaatcaaaaggggttcaaagtttgtgtggaaagtattaaatttttcaagttatagcgaagaatattcgccatatctttttttttatatgacaaaaattcccattcctctccagCTAGTCGAgaaagagtgggtacgacaatagaccaaccgggcgaggatcgaaccaccaccgtCGGTGATGACTCCGACCGCTCTTGCCGTTGAGTTGTTGAggctatttgtaaaaattggtaggtATGTTTACTAACAgaaaattactataaataatttcattctaGATTTTTCACTATTCTACTAAATGGGTTGAAATGGTCAAAGAGGGGTTgaagttatatttaatataaatcgttcatgttttgagttatagtgctgcaaaattattagtggactatttattatatataaaacatcatcatcatcatcattatcagtcgatggacgtccactgctggacataggcctcttgcatggacttccaaacaaaacggtctcgagccgccagcatccagcggctccctgcaacccgcttgatgtcttcggtccacctagtggggggtcgaccaacactgtgcatTCCGGTgtggagtcgccattccagcaccttaggacgcatataaaacatgcgaacatataaatagaaggggttgAAGTAggagtttacatcgatttccacgcggacgaagtcgcgggtctCTGCTAGTAGGTATCATATAGAATCTATTCTCGTACATTGCTCTTTCACTTCTAGTAAAACCGGTTGGAGAACCTTTATTGTGAtctgtataaaaattttaatgcacTATACAGGTTGCttcactaaatattttttaaatttgtaaaaactcgAAGCTCCACTATAAAGGGACTGACACCTCATGAGGaggatttgacggcctccgtggcgcagtggtatgcgcggtggatttacaagacggaggtcctgggttcgatccccggctgggccgattgaggttttcttaattggtccaggtctggctggtgggaggcttcggccgtggctagttaccaacctaccgacaaagactgtGTGGATTtactcctcctaacaggttagaacgcttccatcttagattgcgtcatcacttaatcaggtgagattgtagtcaagggctaacttgtgatgaaagaaaaaaaattatattgatcaaaaaaaaaatgctatacttatgataaatctgtagagaggtcaaatCTGTACATGAATaatatttccaaattaactatcagggggtaattagtgatcgatactgatgccaaaaatgcaattagtaaaattttagtctgtctgtctgtatgtacgttatagaaataaaaactactcgacggattttaacgaaacttggtataattattctttatactcctgggcaagttatagtatacttttcatcacgctacgatcaataggagcagagcagtgaagggaaatgttgggaaaacgggagaagttacttcttTTTTACagtactgtaagggctggattaaagatgtCTAAGGTCAGACGAATCCCCGCGATTCGTCTGACCTTAgaccgctagttaaaaataaaatgataattttacttaaaagagAAATGCAATTTCTTAAGTATCATCGTTACAGACCACATGAAcaagaaaaaatctcaaaactaTACCTTTGTAATTATATCTTAAATGTTGGGGGTCTGAAATTCGGGAAAAGCTCGGCATACATAGCACAATTCGATTCCTGATCTATTTTTAATGACCCTACGTACGGAACCATTGGTGACCGAATCTGACTCGTACTTATCCGgtatttttaatggtaaattttCTCTCCTAAAAAGTTCTATTCTTTACACAACCCGGAAAGCAAACTTTAATATAACCAAcaatactttttaaccgactttaaaacagGAGAAAGTTCTCAATTCAAGTCTGTTTTTTTGTACGTATGTTACTCGATAACTGATACGATACTCGATAACTCGATACTGCTACTCGATAActgatttgaatattttgaatttttcgtTTGAAAGGGTATATGCCTGATATGGTCCCATTGACAAtttttccacctagatgggttacGTTTTAATGCGACTCAGGCAACATGCACTGCCTTTAGCGATTTTTGTCTATACAAGCAACTTGCAAAAAAGGATTTAGAAATATTCGCCTTTCCCCCAGAACTTAAACTTATACTTAACTTAAAAAGAACCACATGAACGAAAGCTGTCTAAAAAAcctaaataagtatttatgacattattacatggcttgaataaaTATATCACCGGCATCACAACACTGGCTTAGCACCTGCTTCAAActgacttttttattaaaatttttattttatttaattctcttGCAACATAAtgcataaattattttactgtatTATTAGTTCCGCCATTTAAACATCATCTATAGCGTGTATGACGCAGTTTGTCAATTAATAAATActctaaaaaattataattgtaaattttttgtTCAAATGCTAAAGtacgaatatataataaa
This genomic interval from Bicyclus anynana chromosome 17, ilBicAnyn1.1, whole genome shotgun sequence contains the following:
- the LOC112047870 gene encoding circadian clock-controlled protein daywake-like, translating into MKQHFLIHLVEYLGVNSLFKMKYITVSVVFLVLTQTIVANYLTYEKCALKDSECLLKQARAVLPSFVQGIPELGIKKLDKLHMDKITIDIPGIYAELTNLEIGGLSKATIDDVSINVPYKLLRISFNTPNLHTEFDYKLNGTLFGFPVFGEGKGQLSLKNLQTELLIIFDIVKNDQGDDILEFKSFMYGADAIDGLHAKLENMYNGDKEKSDMYHEIVNKNWRIIATNYGRCFTSKFMEELVEVFKTCICQPLKDIAIWPEQELH